The stretch of DNA AAAGCCTTCAAAGGAGAGTTGTGACAATGTCTGTTAAGAGCTTGGGGCTTGGTTTCAAGAACGACCGAACACCTAATCGTGCAGAATGAGCTTTTTTCCGAGCAGGATTATTCACCCTGCAATTGGCAATCGTTTGAAATCCGGGATAGAAGAACATCGATACATTATGATATGCATAGTGCCGGAATCAAGGGGGTAGAAATATTATGGCAGTCATGGAACTTCGAACAGTAGAAGATACAATCCTTTGGAAAACATTGAAGGCGTTGAACAACAAAAATGCTCACTTTCTATCTGCAAACGTTTTGGCTATATGCGAGGAGGCAGAAAATCGATCAAAAATCATAATAGAACACTTTCCTGAGTATACCATCCATGACCAAGTACACTTGCTGCGCGCTACGGAATTAATGGGGCTAATCCTTGGTGACAAAGTAAATGTTCTGAATGCTGTGGAATTATCTCTTCTGATTTTGTCTTCTTATCTTCATGACCAGGGCATGGTTCTTGAGGCTGATGAGCAGAACACACTCGAAGGGACAGCAGATTTTGTTTTGTTTCGTGACAATTGGTACCTCAATCATCCTAATAGGAAAGAAATTCAACAACAGATAGCAGGCAGGTCGGCAAGCGAGAAAAAACGTGATGAGCTTATAAGGAAGATAAACGAATTAGATTCCGGTATGGTAACTGCGTATTTGCGAACAACTCATGGTATTCGTTCTAAGGCGTTTGTGTTGAAACAATATGAGCATGACAGGCGCCTTGACATAGCCGGAAGAAATCTTTCGCACCTTCTGTCCCAGTTATGTCTATCACATTGCGAGCCAACGACAAGCCTAATACCAAATAATGGATTTAACTACGATGAGCAAGTGGGAACTTATGCGGTAAACATGCCTTTTCTTGCGGTGATTCTTCGTTTAGCCGATATTTTGGATTTTGATAGCGATCGAGCGCCTGACACTCTTTACCAAGCGATCCATTTTACCAATGACGTGAGCGTGCAGGAATGGGAGAAACATCGTGCTGTTCAAGGATGGACTATTTCGCAAGATTTGATTCGATTTACTATGTACTTTAAACACCCTGTTTATGAAGCAACTGCTCGACGATTCATGGATATGATTGATTCCGAATTAATAGAGTGTAAACAACTGATCAAACACTTTCCGGCAAATTGCAGCAATTATCGGTTGGACCTTCCTGACAGAGTGGATCGTTCGCGCCTTGGTCCACAAGGAAATGCCTATATTTATCATGATCTCGAATTTTCTCTGTCAAGAGACGAAATCATACGGTTGTTATTACTTGAAAAGCTATATAGAAATCCTTCTCTTTGCGTGCGCGAACTGCTTCAGAATGCCTTGGATGCTCTCCGATATAGAAAAGCTTTGCATTCTTGTAATGGAATAGACTGGAAGGAAGGCAAAGTTGAAATGCATCATGCAACGGATGATAATGGTTACGAAATTATTAGTTGTCGTGACAACGGCGTAGGAATGGATGAAAATACAGTCACAAGTTTTCTCTGCAAGGTAGGAAGGAGCTTCTATCGATCACCCCAATTTGAACAGGAGAGGCTTGAATTCCGGAAACATAATTGTGACTTTGACCCGGTATCCCGGTTTGGCATCGGATTTATGTCCTGTTTTATGCTGGGAGACAGGATCATCATTCAAACACGCAGGGATTACGGCGCAGGAAGAGAGTACGGCAGACCGCTGATGATTGAGATTAATGGACTGAGCAGCATGGTGGTGATAAAGGAGGGGACGGCCAACCTTGAAGTTGGCACAATGGTAACCATTGTTTCAAGGAAAAAACCCGGCTTCCTTGATGAATGGAAAGATCGAGTGAAATTGACTACAGTGCTGAAGGGCTATGCCGTTGCAGTGGAATTCCCAGTCCATGCCGACTGCTTGATTCCGGAAATAGCCGACACAGTAGAGATACCTCCGGAACCAGAAAAGATTCCTACACTGATGGAGTATGCAGGGTTGAAAAACATTGTCTCCTATGAGCAGAATTTTTGTGAAATAGATGTACGCTTAGGTGGATCAATGAGAGAGTCTTTTCTGATAGACCAGCAAGGATTGCCCGCGATAGAGAATGCAGAGGCTGCCTGGAAGACACGAGAAAATTCAAAAGATTGGGAACTTTTTGTTGGAGATAAAAAGATTGAAGATTATCCTTGGAATGAACATGATGGAATAACTATCAGCGCAGATGGGATTCTTATAGCCGGTGAACCCGGACGTGCTTCTTTTAAAAGAGATAGTCGGATTCTTGGATACACTAACTCTCAAATCTATGGCCCTATGGCTACGCTCCTTGATGTAAGAGGAGAGATGAAACCGGAACTGACCCCGGCCCGCACACGTCCAGACCGCAGTCTATTTAACTCTCCACCAGGATGGAGACGGCTTGACGAATGTGTAGGTGAGGCTTCTGGCAAGATATGGGGTAAGGTTGCTACACGACTTGAAGAAGGTTTATTACAAGAGACGTTTTGGAAACTTGGAACAATCTATAGAGCTTCATTCAGAAATATTACCCCTGAAGCTCTGTGGAGTAATGTGGGAGTATCGGTTATTGGTTCCAAAACTGTCTGGCCAAAAATCAGTCATCTGGGGAAGCTTACGATAGATAAAGCGGAACGTGGGTTTAAACTGAGGACAGAGGATGGTAGCACTATTGGTCCTGATGAAAACCTGCAACGATGGGAGGAAACTGGGACTAACCACCCCGAGTTGCTATACAAAATGAACTCATTGGTACTGCTTATGAGCGTTGCGATAGTGGAAGATAAAAATATTACTCTGATGCCAGAGGTTCCTAATCCTTTTGATGGTTTGTTATCCCATTACTATGTGGGTGAAAGAATATTAACCGGTTATCTTATTCCTTTCAAGGGGGTTGCTTCAAAGGCTATTGCGCTTCAAACTCCTATAGGGATAGCAAACAGGTCCCATCCTTTGTCGCAACTTTATGTTAAAAGTCGGTTGTTGAAAAAGAAAAACGATATAGAAGAATTTGCATCTTATTTTCTTACATTCATTACGTCAATACTGAACCTTAATGAGAAGTCCGGTTCATTGGAAAAACCCGAGTATGGGCACAAACAGATTGGTTACCAGTATTTTGAGGTAGACTGGCAAAATTATGATATGTGTCTCAAGCCACCATATACTGTTTGGGTTCAGGGCAAGGGATGGACCATAATAGATGAGGGTTTTTTTGAACGGTGGAAAACCATCTGAACCGGAATGGGGTCGGACAAAACCCTTGAGAATATTGGATTATGGATTATCTTCTAACCCTTACTCCTTAATCCATCAATCCTTAATCCACTTTTTTGGCTTAAAGTACTGTTTTTTTGGGGGGGCAAAACCGGTAAAGAAGGCTGGACTGAATTTCAATTTGTTTGAAATTATGCGGGGGAAAGTATAAACTCTATATTATATCCTTGTAACTCCAGGGAGTAAGGAGGTGTTTATGGTTACAAGAACCTTGAAACTCGATATTTCTTTTCAGGAACTTCTTGCCGTTGTAGATCAGCTTGAATTGGATGAAAAAATGTTTCTCAAGAGGAAACTGGACAGGGAAAAGGTTCCTTCATGGCAGGAACGTTTTGGAAGAGCGCTTCAACAGCTTGGTAATAAAAACAAAAGGTTTACAACAAAGGAAGTGCTAACCGATGTCGAACGGGCCATTTCCGATGTAAGAACAAATGTATAGAATTAAGGCTGTTTTAGACACTAATATTATTTTCAGTGGTATCGTCTCGCCAAAAGGCTCACCAAGAAAACTTCTCGAATTAGCAAAAGAAGAAACATTCAAAGTTGTAACCTCGATTTTGATAAATCGGGAAATCCTTGAAGTTCTCCACAGGGGTCACATATACACGAAATATGGTCTCAATGAGGCTATCATAGATGACATTGCTTCTTTTCTTTATGAAGGTGCAATTTTAACAGAAGATTCGTATGAAATTATGAAAGTCAAAAGAGATCCGGAAGATGATAAATTTATCAACTGTGCCATTGAAGGGGAAGCAGACTACATAGTTTCCGGCGATGGGCATCTGCTCGATCTGAAACATTATAGCGGCATCCAGATTATTAATGTAAATAGCTTTTTGAGAATATTGCAAAAAGCGTAACGTCAATTCTGGTAAAGAACAACATCGAGGTAGATTTACAAGACAGTACATAGTACATCGTACATCGAGAAAAGGCTCTTAACGAAGTACGAACGACGAAGTACGAACCACTGAATTAAAAAGAG from Pseudomonadota bacterium encodes:
- a CDS encoding ATP-binding protein; this encodes MAVMELRTVEDTILWKTLKALNNKNAHFLSANVLAICEEAENRSKIIIEHFPEYTIHDQVHLLRATELMGLILGDKVNVLNAVELSLLILSSYLHDQGMVLEADEQNTLEGTADFVLFRDNWYLNHPNRKEIQQQIAGRSASEKKRDELIRKINELDSGMVTAYLRTTHGIRSKAFVLKQYEHDRRLDIAGRNLSHLLSQLCLSHCEPTTSLIPNNGFNYDEQVGTYAVNMPFLAVILRLADILDFDSDRAPDTLYQAIHFTNDVSVQEWEKHRAVQGWTISQDLIRFTMYFKHPVYEATARRFMDMIDSELIECKQLIKHFPANCSNYRLDLPDRVDRSRLGPQGNAYIYHDLEFSLSRDEIIRLLLLEKLYRNPSLCVRELLQNALDALRYRKALHSCNGIDWKEGKVEMHHATDDNGYEIISCRDNGVGMDENTVTSFLCKVGRSFYRSPQFEQERLEFRKHNCDFDPVSRFGIGFMSCFMLGDRIIIQTRRDYGAGREYGRPLMIEINGLSSMVVIKEGTANLEVGTMVTIVSRKKPGFLDEWKDRVKLTTVLKGYAVAVEFPVHADCLIPEIADTVEIPPEPEKIPTLMEYAGLKNIVSYEQNFCEIDVRLGGSMRESFLIDQQGLPAIENAEAAWKTRENSKDWELFVGDKKIEDYPWNEHDGITISADGILIAGEPGRASFKRDSRILGYTNSQIYGPMATLLDVRGEMKPELTPARTRPDRSLFNSPPGWRRLDECVGEASGKIWGKVATRLEEGLLQETFWKLGTIYRASFRNITPEALWSNVGVSVIGSKTVWPKISHLGKLTIDKAERGFKLRTEDGSTIGPDENLQRWEETGTNHPELLYKMNSLVLLMSVAIVEDKNITLMPEVPNPFDGLLSHYYVGERILTGYLIPFKGVASKAIALQTPIGIANRSHPLSQLYVKSRLLKKKNDIEEFASYFLTFITSILNLNEKSGSLEKPEYGHKQIGYQYFEVDWQNYDMCLKPPYTVWVQGKGWTIIDEGFFERWKTI
- a CDS encoding putative toxin-antitoxin system toxin component, PIN family gives rise to the protein MYRIKAVLDTNIIFSGIVSPKGSPRKLLELAKEETFKVVTSILINREILEVLHRGHIYTKYGLNEAIIDDIASFLYEGAILTEDSYEIMKVKRDPEDDKFINCAIEGEADYIVSGDGHLLDLKHYSGIQIINVNSFLRILQKA